In the genome of Triticum urartu cultivar G1812 chromosome 5, Tu2.1, whole genome shotgun sequence, one region contains:
- the LOC125509402 gene encoding uncharacterized protein LOC125509402: MAFPVAVPRPRPILRLDRLHLTPIRAAAARTPVPQPLPDELQLVADVRSPHNHIRVADVSPRAAGHPLAGARLLLLDGPGNIHSVSFPRRPYCPLTSTYFDVFATLPPLLPRPSLAVLGFGAGSAARALLHFYPDISVHGWELDPSVIAVARDFFSLAELERDHAGRLVIHVGDALEAEAVPGGFGGVLVDLFANGSVLPELQKADAWRQIGAMVAPGGRMMVNCGGGCVEAEEEGRDGEAVKDATLRAMVAAFGEGMVAVLSVDESWVAMTAPVARASEEAAAWKARLPPELGHYIDMWKPHNGNGDA; encoded by the coding sequence ATGGCGTTCCCGGTGGCTGTCCCACGCCCGAGACCCATCCTCCGTCTGGACCGTCTCCACCTCACCCCCATCCGCGCCGCCGCGGCAAGAACCCCCGTTCCCCAGCCCCTCCCCGACGAGCTCCAGCTCGTCGCCGACGTCCGCTCCCCGCACAACCACATCCGCGTCGCCGACGTCTCCCCGCGCGCTGCCGGCCACCCCCTCGCCGgcgcgcgcctcctcctcctcgacggCCCGGGCAACATCCACTCCGTCTCCTTCCCTCGTCGCCCCTACTGCCCCCTCACTTCCACCTACTTCGACGTCTTCGCCACCCTCCCGCCTCTCCTCCCGCGCCCATCCCTCGCCGTCCTCGGCTTCGGCGCGGGCTCCGCCGCGCGCGCCCTCCTCCATTTCTACCCGGACATATCCGTCCATGGCTGGGAACTCGACCCCTCCGTCATCGCCGTCGCCCGGGACTTCTTCAGCCTCGCGGAGCTCGAAAGGGACCACGCCGGCAGGCTGGTCATCCACGTCGGCGACGCGCTGGAGGCCGAGGCCGTGCCGGGGGGCTTCGGCGGCGTGCTGGTGGATCTGTTCGCCAACGGGAGCGTGCTGCCGGAGCTCCAAAAGGCGGACGCTTGGCGCCAGATAGGCGCGATGGTAGCGCCGGGAGGGAGGATGATGGTGAACTGCGGCGGGGGCTGCgtggaggcggaggaggaggggagaGACGGCGAGGCAGTGAAGGATGCGACGCTGCGGGCGATGGTGGCAGCGTTCGGGGAGGGAATGGTGGCGGTGCTGAGCGTGGATGAAAGTTGGGTGGCGATGACAGCGCCGGTGGCGCGGGCatcggaggaggcggcggcgtggaAGGCTAGGCTGCCGCCGGAGCTGGGCCACTATATTGACATGTGGAAGCCGCACAATGGCAATGGTGATGCATGA
- the LOC125509403 gene encoding low molecular mass early light-inducible protein HV90, chloroplastic-like, producing MATMMAMSSFAGAAVLPRGSAGRLGARSLPALGRRALVVRAQTEGPSAPPSNKPKASTSIWDALAFSGPAPERINGRLAMVGFVTALAVEAGRGDGLLSQLSSGTGQAWFAYSVAVLSVASLVPLLQGESAEGRAGTIMNANAELWNGRFAMLGLVALAATEIITGAPFINV from the coding sequence ATGGCGACCATGATGGCCATGAGCTCCTTCGCCGGTGCCGCCGTCCTGCCGCGCGGCTCGGCAGGCCGCCTCGGCGCCAGGTCTCTACCAGCGCTGGGCCGGCGCGCCCTCGTCGTCAGGGCCCAGACCGAGGGCCCCAGCGCACCACCGTCAAACAAACCCAAGGCGAGCACCTCGATCTGGGACGCGCTCGCATTCAGCGGCCCTGCGCCGGAGCGCATCAACGGGCGCCTTGCCATGGTAGGCTTCGTGACGGCGCTTGCAGTGGAGGCAGGGCGCGGCGACGGGCTACTCTCGCAGCTCAGCAGCGGCACCGGGCAGGCGTGGTTCGCCTACTCTGTGGCGGTGCTGTCTGTGGCGTCGCTGGTGCCGCTGCTCCAGGGCGAGAGCGCCGAGGGCAGAGCCGGCACCATCATGAACGCAAACGCGGAGCTCTGGAACGGCCGCTTCGCCATGCTCGGCCTCGTCGCTCTGGCGGCGACCGAGATCATCACTGGCGCACCCTTCATCAACGTGTAA